A section of the Anabaena cylindrica PCC 7122 genome encodes:
- a CDS encoding DUF2973 domain-containing protein has protein sequence MLHLLYILAFTVLAFIAVGNLIRNLVMFSFDRERPYPANSSSMGNQGRYGYYGAKKQFVPHPELLDNAGNLIKEPLLVMRSINVEDAREQLDALYESSPGQKIERSEEA, from the coding sequence ATGCTACACCTACTCTACATTTTAGCTTTCACAGTCCTAGCATTTATTGCCGTGGGTAATTTAATTCGCAATCTAGTCATGTTCAGTTTTGATAGGGAGCGTCCTTATCCAGCAAATTCCTCCTCAATGGGTAATCAAGGCAGGTATGGCTATTATGGAGCTAAAAAGCAATTTGTACCCCATCCAGAATTATTAGATAATGCAGGTAATTTAATTAAAGAACCACTGTTGGTAATGCGTTCAATCAATGTAGAAGATGCACGCGAACAGTTAGATGCTCTTTATGAATCTTCTCCTGGTCAAAAAATTGAGCGTTCAGAAGAAGCTTAA